From a single Deltaproteobacteria bacterium genomic region:
- a CDS encoding DUF3820 family protein: MINNNHPNCETLHELQLVKMPFGKYAGRAIIDLPESYLLWFQQKGLPSGKLGQLMALALEIKSNGLDSFVNQALGR, translated from the coding sequence ATGATTAACAACAATCACCCCAACTGTGAAACTTTACACGAACTTCAGCTGGTAAAGATGCCCTTTGGCAAATATGCGGGGCGAGCGATTATCGATCTTCCTGAGTCGTATCTGCTTTGGTTTCAACAAAAGGGTTTGCCGAGCGGAAAACTAGGGCAATTGATGGCATTAGCGCTTGAGATCAAAAGTAATGGGCTCGACAGTTTCGTAAATCAAGCGCTCGGACGTTAA